The genome window AAAATCAGAGTATAAGTTTTTTGATATCTTCGGGTGACAAAAGTTTGCCCATGGATTTGACGACCCCGTCCACTACCAGCGCGGGTGTGGCCATTACTCCAAATTCCATAATCTTGTTCATCTCGGTAACCTTTTCTACTGTCGCGTTTACACCTGAAAGAGCCAGGGCTTTTCGGGTATTTTCTTCCAGCTGTTTGCATTTGGGACAACCTGAGCCTAAAATTTTAATTATCATATTTTACCTCCGCTTTATTT of Candidatus Margulisiibacteriota bacterium contains these proteins:
- a CDS encoding thioredoxin family protein — translated: MIIKILGSGCPKCKQLEENTRKALALSGVNATVEKVTEMNKIMEFGVMATPALVVDGVVKSMGKLLSPEDIKKLIL